Genomic DNA from Aphanothece sacrum FPU1:
GACATAAATAAGATAGTTTGTTGTTGTGCTTCAGCGCATTGGTGTAAGGGCTAAAGTCCAACAACAAATAGTTACCTTGTTTATTTCATTAAACTCCCTACTTAGGAAGATTGCCAGAAAATGGTTCTATTATTTTGGAGAAATAATCACACCATAAAGAGGCTGAGGGGGACACTCTTTAGGAGGCCAAACAATAACTCCATATAGTGGTTGAATTTCTGGCCGTCCAGTGAGTCCTCCAAACACGGCTGCTAATTCTTTTTCACCTAAATCCTGAATTTCACCTTCACCAGCAGCAGATTCTAATAACTGATAGGTATATTCTTCATACTCTTCTAAAGTGAAATCATAGCCAGCAGCTTTAACTATTTGGCTACATTGTTCTTTACTTTCAACATTTTGAATTTGACTACGAAAAGCTTCATCCTTGGCAAGCTGTTCGTAAAAAGATTTGACCTGTGCTAAAGACATGATTTACTCCTTTTTTGTTTATTATTAGTCAATGTAATTGAGATTCAAATGTTTTGTTATTCTCATGGAATAATAACACCATAAAGGGGAACAATTTGAGGCTGAAAAGGTTTAGGAGGCCAAGGAACATTTGATGGTAAAAGATCTTGGAGAAATGAGGGAAATGGGTACAATGGCTTATTGCCACTACCTCCGCCAAAAACCGCTTCTAATTCTCTTTCATTCAGGTCTTGTAATTCCCCTTCCTCCAGACTTGATTCTAACAGTTCATAGGTGTAACTTCCTAACTCTTCTTCGGTAAAGTTATACCCAGATTTTTGAACAAAATCACTACATTCTTCTTTTGTTTTTACCCCTTGGAGATGAGTGCGAAATGCTTCATCTTGGGCTAATCTTTTGTAAAACTGTTTAACATCAACTAAAGACATACTTTTATTCTCCAATGGTAGTGGGCATTGATACTTGACGAATTAATTCGGAAGCATTATAGTTATCAGTAATAATTTGAGGACACCTCATACAAGCTGCTTTTCCCTCTTGTTGAAACCAGCGACAATCTTTTCGGATAGCACAAGAGGGTAATTTTTCTTCAACGATAGGAAATTGCTCAACTACTCGCTGTGCTAAACGACAATTACTACCATCAAAATGGAGACATTTATTAGTAGCACAAGTAGTGGCAGTCCGAAAGACTTCGGCTGGTGTTACAGGTGCAGCCAGTGCCATCAATTCATCAGTGACAGGTTGAGGTTTTTTGAGATAAGTAACGCGGGGGTTTTCTACAGTTCCACCAATAATACCAAAGACGATACTATTGGGTAATTCTGGTCGATTAGAACTCGGACAAAGGGTGACTTGATTAGCATCATGACTTTTCATTGATGACCTCATTTCTCTGATGATTGCTCTATTATATTTAGAGGCTTTAGATGAGATTTGTAAGCTTAGAAGCATTTAACCTTCTTTTTTCCACACCTCAAACCTTTGCTTTGGCTAACTCAATGATACAAACTAAATGCGTCTAAGCTTATTACGGAATTTCTCTGATTATCTTCCCATTACATTTAGAACTTTGGTATGATAGGATCTTTAAGGATTATCCCAATGGGGAATGGGTCGGGGTAGAAAATTCCCAAGACAATAGGAGGAAGAAAAGCTAATCCTCCTTCAATATTTTTGCTTTCTTCGTCAGAAATATCTATCAAAGAATCTTCTAGAACTTGCTGTCTTCTGAGGGCTGCATTCGCAACTGATGCTTCGATAAGATCAGCAATTTCAACTTGACCAAGATGATTTCTTAAATTCTCGTTCATTTTTTCCTCTCTTTAAAAAGGAGTTGTTCGGATTCACTAGAGCAAATTGCCTCTTAATCTTATTCTGAAAATTTTTTAATAAAATGTCAAGGATAGGTCAAAAATTTTTTGGTTATAAAGTGAATCAATTATTTCTTTTTTGTCTTAAGGATAACAAGGACAGATTTGTCCTAAAACAGGCAAATTTGTGCGCTAGTGTCCCCAAGAAGCACCAAAGCCATGTACTAAGACAACGGCTGGGCCAGTGTCTCCCTGATTTTGATACGCTATGGGAAATCCCTGCCAAATCCAGATTTTATCTGAGGTATCAGCCATTGACTCTACGGGCAAAGATTGCATTATCATTGGTACGGCACTTAATTAACATTTTGTAATATTTTAAGGAAGTATAGCGTAATATTTTGTAGGGACAAGTCATTAGAAAATTTTCTAGTTAAACCATCTCCTTGCTATCGCCTTGTCCCTACAGACTATAATATCTATATCTTTAATTTTTTTCTAACAAATTTATAAAATTTTACTCCCCATTCTTCTAACCAATGAATGAGGCGATCTAACCATTCTAAAATATAGACTAAGGGATGTTTAACATAGCCTGTTGACTTAGCTTTAGTTTCAATCCAATCTGAAGAAACATCTTCTAAATTATAAGAAGAATCAGACTTTGTTAGGGAAGAAGACGGAAGATTTGTATTTTTAACCTTAGCAACTGCTTTGGGAGTGGATTGACCTTTCCTTAAGGTTTTGGGATTTTGGCGGCGTAAAGAGGGTTTTTTCAAGTATTTTTCAGGAATAGGGGCTAATTCGATTCCTTGGGGTAAGAACGCATCAGGAGAAGGGTTAGGAAGATTATCAGAGGTTGGGGGGGTTTCTAAGGCGAAATCATCCCAAGATAACCAAGGATCATCAAGAGAGGGTTGAGAGGTAGACTGAGATAAGCTTCGATAAGGTTGATCGGGTTTCCCTTTGATTTGAGTGGGTGAAGTATTTTCTTCTAATTGAGATTTTGAAGTATTTTGACCAAAAAAGTAGTCAATAGCGGCATAAATCAGCACTTGAATAGTAAAAGGATCGTTATTTTCTGGATCAAGGGAATAATTAGCTTTTTTCTCTAATTTCTCTCCCCATTTTTGCACAGGTTCAACTAAAGCTTGAATGGGTGGTTTTTGGCTAATTTGAATAATTTTTTCTCTAACAGATGGGGGTAGTTGGGGAATATTAAAGGAGTCAAAAGTAGGGATTACTTTTTGACAATTTTTAGATAATGTTTTGTCAGGAGATGATCCAAAAAAGTAATCTATTGCTTTTTGAATTAAGGTATTTAATTCTTCCCATTGTATTATTTTAATCTGGGTTTGGGAGTTGTCCCATAAAGCTAAATTATCATCAATTTGATTGAATTGAGTTAGGGAATTATTATTCGGATTAGAGAAGGAAACCAGAGAAGATTCTCCAAAGAAGTTAAGGGTGATCGCTACTTCACCGGTTTGTACCCACCGCATGATCTGCCAAAACCAACGTACAGGGGGTAATACATGGTCAGGTTTGACGGAAAATTGAGAGATTAGACCGGGTTTTTTGGGTGTTTTTGCTTGAATTAATCGCCATTCATACCAATAATTAGCAGTTTCTAAACGAATACGAGATAGAAGTTGTTTTTGTTGCTGGGGAGAGAGAATATCAAGGGTTTGGTTATTGAGGGTAACTAAGACAATATGACGGTTATCTAAAAGGGTAGCCATTCCTTGGATATCTACAGAGGAAATGGGCAGAGAATCGCCTGATAAGGGGGTTAATACCTCATTCGGTTGAGACAGCGATCGCCGAATGTTGTCTCGGACTTGTTTAAGAAAAATTGCCCACTCAGGAGAGTTGTGGTGGGTAATTTTGGCAGGATAATTAGGCTTTTGGGGGGATAATTGAGGTTTAGGGGTATCAGAGTCAGCAAACCAAGGATCAATAGCCTCTAAAACTCGCTTTAGGGGGCGATCAACAGTCACAAATGACTCTATTCCCTCTTTGGGGGCCGTTTCGGGGGGTAAGGCGTTTTTTTGGATGGTTTGGTCAAGTTTTTGTCGGGTACTGCGTCCCGCTTGAACCAGGAGATAAATGGGATAAATAAGTACTTGTGTTCCCCATTGTGCCGCTAATTTGAGATGTTGCGCTGTTTGAATAATGCGATCGCGCCATCGCCAAGATTGGCGGTTGATAAAATTAAAGAGTCTGCTTTGGTAAGGGCCACGTTCAGGAGAGGACATTAGTAATTTTTAGGGGCGACTCAATTGTTTTTTATTATGCCTGAAATATGCTCAATTATCTAGGACGAATCCAATTTTTTTGGCATTTAATGGTGATTCTCTCTTTACCCTGTCTTTTAAAGATTATCTATTCCCTTGTTTTAATACTTAGTAATTATACCATTTTTAAGTGATTTATCTGTTAATTATTTATTAATTTTAATTTGACAAATTGTCTGTGGAAAAATTTTATTCTATCTTCTAGTATTATAACTAACTTAGATCAGTAGAACTTGGGTTAAATTCAGATCTTGCACCATCACTAAACTAAAAAGTGCGAAAAATCTGAACTTTTAACTTTTAACTGATAACTGATAACTGTTAAAGAGGACTGAGATTATGAGTAAATATTGTACAGCATTCTTTAAATTGTGCTTAATTGTTTGTTTGTTGCTTTTTTCAGGAGAACAACCGACAGAAGCACTCTCAGAAATTCTATCTAGTAGTCAAGCTTCGGATTTATTTTATCAGGGAATAGAACAAACAGAAAAAAGCAATTATAGTCAAGCTATTTTAGATTTTACACAAGTTATTAATTCTGAGAGTAAATGGGTAACTGCTGCTTATACTAATCGCTGTTTAGTTCATCTTAATTTAAACCAAAATCAAGCAGCTAAATCAGATTGTACGGAGGCTATTAAACGTAATTCTAACCAGACAGATGTTTATTTAAACTTAGGGTTAGCTGAGTATCGCTTAGGTAATTATTATCAGGCATTGTCTCAGTATCAAGAAGTTATTAAAAGGGATAAAGAGAATTATCAGGCTTATTATAATCAAGGATTAGTTTATGTTGCGCTACAAGATTATTCTCAAGCTTTAAAAAATTATGAACAAGCCCTTCTTTCCGAAAAATTAGAGACAGATGAGCAAAAATCTTTGATTTATAATGAGAAAGGATTAGCTTATTTTAATTCTGGAGATATGGCAAATTCTCTAACTGAGTTAACTCAATCAATTAGTCTAAACCCTGTCAATGATCAAGCTTATTATAATCGAGGTTGTATTCACTATAAAACTCAACATTATTTAGCGGCAATTGATGATTTTAACCAAGTTATTAAACTAAATTCTGATTCTGCACAAGCTTATGTTAATCGAGGGATTAGTTATTATGCGATGGGATTAGAACAAGCTGCATTGAGAGATTTAAACAGGGCTTTACATCAATTTGATAAGCAAGAACAACTCATTGCTTATCAGCAAACTTTAAACTTAATTAATCAGTTGAAAGAAAAGCGAGAAATCTCTGGTCAAAGTATCTTAGCTTAAGTTGTTTAGTAGGGGTCAACGGCCGTTGAACCCTACAATCTTCTTTGTTCATTAAACTTCTTTTAATTAATACATAATTCAGCCCGCGAAGGCGAGCTTTGTTTTGGTAGCTACACCTTTCAAGGTGTCAGCATCTCCTTGATATCATAACAAATTGTAAAATTCCATTTAATTATGAATACTTAACTAGTATAATTATCAGTAATTTACAGGGGTAAAAGAGGGTCTATGGTTGACGGGTTGATAGTCTGGGGGGTCACTCAAGCAGCAGGTAAATCTAGTTTATTGCAATATTTAGCTTTAAATTGGGCTGAGAAAGAACCGAGGAATCGCGCTTTTTCTCCCTTACCTCTTTTGATAGAATTGCGGATTTATGCGAGAGATAAAGCAGAAAATAAATGTAAGAATTTTCTTGAATTTTTTCATCAAGGTAATCTCTTTTGTCACCTTAATCAACATTCCCTAGACGACAAATTAAAAAAAGGTCAAGTGATTGCTCTTTTTGATGGATTAGATGAAGTATTTGATCCACAATTACGAAAGGTGCTTAAGTTGACACCGATTGCCATCTAACCCACCCTTGTTTGCTGCTAATTTGATGTATTAGGACTGGCGGTTTGTTGGGTTTCGTGCCTCAACCTAACCTACAATCTATGCCTCATTTTAGCAGCAAAGAATCCACTAAACTATAAATAAGCTCTTAATTGATAAATTATGACTTTTACTTCATCCCAAACGATTCAATCTTCCTTAGTAGACTCAAATGAGATAACATTTCCTCATGGTGAATTTTGGAGTAATGAGCCACCCTTGGAAAGTAATTTACACTTACGACAAATTATACTGTTAATTCAGTGTTTGGAATGGTTATGGCAAGACCGTAATGATTTTTTTGCTGCGGGAAATCTGACCATTTATTATAGTCCCAATCAAAAGAAATCAGAATATTTTCGCGGCCCTGACTTTTTTGTGGTATTAGGGACAGAAAGAAAATTAGAGCGAAAAAGTTGGGTTGTTTGGCAAGAAGGCGGAAAATATCCTAATCTGATTATTGAAATTCTTTCTGATAGTACCGCTCATATAGACAAAGAGGAAAAAAAACAAATTTATCAGGATATTTTTCGTACTCCTAATTATTTTTGGTTTGATCCTGATAGTTTAGAATTAGCAGGTTTTCGGTTAATGGAAGGACAATATCAACCCATTGAACCCACAGAACAAGGGTGGTTATGGAGTCAAGAATTAGGGTTATATTTAGGAATATATGACAAACAATTGCGGTATTTTACCTCTGAAGGTCAATTAGTTTTAACCCCCGAAGAAACCGCAAAATTATCTCAGCAACAGCTAGAAACAGAACGTCAACAATTAGCATTAGTACAACAAGAATTAGCCCAAATGAAAGCGCAAATGAAAGCATTAGAAGTTGAACCTAAATAAACTCTGTAAGGGCATAAGTAGGTAGAGAAAATTAATTATACAAAATTGCGTAGGGGCGGGTTTTTTACATAAATCCATGATTCTCACCAAAAAACTAGATAAACCCGCCGGAGGCTGTGCAATTAATTTTGCTTGACTACTTAATATATTATGCCCCTACAAATTGTTGTTATCTTCGTTTAAATTAGAGGAAGAAGCTTTGACAAAAAGACTAATTCCCTTCTCATAATTAGACGCGATCGCTAAAAAAGCACCCGCTAAAACATAAATAGGCAAAGGAAGAATAAACCCCTTAACCCACTGAAACATTTGAACGAAAACAAAAAGAACAATAACCGTTGTTGCCCAAACTTTCATAAACTCACACCTATAATAAATACAATTACATTTTAACTAAATAGCTGGTCATAATTAAAGTCACCATAGAAAAGTTCGTAGTGATGGCTTTAGGCATTATTATATAGCAGTAACTCTAATTTACTTTGATTATAACAGTTTTTATAGAAATTAATGCACTTAATAATTTGTTTAAAAGTTGGCGACGACTATCAAAACTTAAATAACGGTCAAATTTAGGACGAGTAATCGTTTTCTGCATTTCTTGAAAGATGGTATCAGACAAGAGAATTAACCCTTGTTTCTTGACTAAATTAACGGTCTTGGCAGGGGCTGAGTTGTTGAATAAAATTGCACTAATAATTACGTTTGTATCAATAACAATCCTATTCATTAGCTTTCTTGCAAAAGAGATTCTAAAATCTCAGGAGTCAACCCATTTGCTTGTGCTTCTTGGCTACATTTTTCCATGATGTCTTCTAAAGAGGTTTGATTAGTGATGGCTTCTTTTAACCACATTCCCAATAATAAATGAATCTTTTTTTGTTGGCTTGAATCCATTGTTTTATAGAGGTGGGCGATTGAGGATTCAACTTCGACTTGAAGATTAATTTTTTCCATCTTGTACTCCTAATAGATATGAAAGATTACCTTGATTATAACATTTTACTTATTTATTTTAATCATAAAAAAAAACGTGAGAGAAAAATAAAATCTCCCACGATTAAAACTGAAATTGAAACTTAAAATTACACTTCGACAGGAACTTTTTCCACTACCATTAATTTTTCGTAAGTTTCTCTCATTTTGAGTCCAACTAACACTTGGAATAACCCGGTTCCATTTTCCGAACCTGGATAATCTTTATGATGAAGAAGTAATTCAGTCATTTCACCGTAATATTTAGTTCCGGTTTTACTTAAATGACTTTCAATGTAGATCATTTCTTCGAGATTATCAAATTGACCATCTACCTCTAATATAGAGACTTCATTACCCATAAAATTATCAGGGCCATAGTACATTTTTAGTCCAGGATAAGTACAAGTCAATTTACGTCCACAAGGCCGCCAATCAATAGTAGACCCTTCATCAAATAGATAAGCAGGTTCAAAATTAGCAATGCCTTCTTTTTGAACTAAACGAACCCGTAATAACTTGCTTTCACGATCTTCTAATAATTGAGTGGGTAACACCTGAATAACCACATCAGCGTGTTGTTTTTGAGGTTCAATATAAGCAGTAAAATCAGGCTTTCTAGAATTAATAGAGGCTAACACATCGTCGTAACTGTGACCTCTTTCGGCCATGTCGCGCTGAATTTTCCAATTAATTTTGACTTCATCGCTAATATCAAGATAGACACTGAAATCAACTAAAGAACGAACTCTTTCATCATATAAGGGGTGTAAACCTTCAATCACAACCACCTTATTAGGTTCTATCCGTTCAGGGGGATCAATCATCCCTGTTTCGTGATTGTAAATAGGTTTATCAATAGCGTGACCTGATTTAAGAGCATTAATTTGCTCATACATTAAATCAAAATTATTAGCTTTAGGATCTAAAGCAGTTACCCCTGCTTTTTTTCGGCCTTGACGATCAAGACTATGATAATCATCTAAACAGATAACCGTCATAAATTCTTCGCCAAATAAATCAATTAAGCGACGTAAAAATGTAGATTTACCGCAACCGGAGTCTCCAGCGACACCAATAAGAACCACGCGGTCTAATTGAGTGGTCATAGCTTCCCTCTAAACTGCAAAATTAAATTGTTAACCCGATTTCGTTACCATTTAGTTAAAGTCTCCAACAAGTGGAATATTACTCTATTAGCCTATGGGTAACTTTGTTTATAGTCGAAATATCTTTCCCTATGGAGAAGATATTATACACCCTACCATCTTTCCTACGCTTTGTTGCCTAAACTTTGGCCTTTTCCTAAAAAATTCTAAAACTGACGCAAGCTTGACAGTTTTTTATATTGGAATTCGTTAGGCTCTACTCACGGCCTGGTCTGAGTTTTGGTTTACCTTCCTCATGAAGCAGTATGTATTTAAGATTACCTCCCGATGGTAGGCTAAAGAATGCAGTGCTTATAATTAATTTGAGTTAGGAGCTAGATAAACCATGTACAATCCAGGTTTAGCGGCAGCTTTGGCCAACACCACCGAATATGGCAATCGTTTGTTTGTGTATGAAGTGGTGGGGTTAAGTCAGAATACAAAAAATGATAATCTTGACTATCCCATTCGTAACAGTGGCAGTGTGTTTATCACCGTGCCTTATCAACGAATGAATCAGGAAATGCGCCGCATTAATGCTATGGGCGGCCGTATTGTGAGTATCAAACCCTTGAATGCTGACACCCCGTTAAAAGTTACTCCAACACGCCAAAGTCAAGCCGAGGTTAGTCAACCACCAGTAAGCAAAACTCAAGAAGTAAAAACTAAGTCTATGACTGAAACGAAGGTACAAGTACCCGTCAATATTTATCGTCCTAACAACCCTTATATTGGGAAGTGTGTGGAAAATTATCCTCTGGTGGCTGAAGGAGGTTCAGGGATTGTTCAACACCTAACCTTTGATATCTCTGGCGGTGATCTACAATATGTAGAAGGGCAAAGTATAGGTATTATCCCCCCAGGAACGGATGAAAATGGTAAACCCTATAAAGTAAGACTTTATTCGATCGCTTCGACTCGTCATGGCGATATGAAGGATAATAAAACTGTCTCTTTATGTGTTCGTCAACTCGAATATGAACATCCCGAAACCAAGCAAACCGTTTACGGGGTTTGTTCTACTCACTTATGTTTCCTCAAACCAGGGGACGATGTGGCTATTAGTGGCCCTGTGGGTAAAGAAATGTTACTGCCCGATGACGAAGATGCCACTATTATTATGTTGGCTACAGGAACGGGTATTGCTCCTTTCCGTGCTTTCTTATGGCGGATGTTTAAGGAACAACACGAAGATTATAAATTCAAAGGGTTAGCTTGGCTAATTTTTGGAGTTCCTTTTACCGCGAATATTCTCTATAAAGATCATTTAGAGCAGATGGTCGCCGATTATCCGGAAAACTTCCGTCTTACCAATGCTATCAGTCGGGAAGAGAAAAATAAAGACGGTGGACGGATGTATATTCAACATCGGGTCGCTGAACACGCTGAAGAGTTATGGGGAATGCTACAAAATCCTAAAACCCACCTCTATATGTGTGGACTCAAAGGGATGGAAAGTGGTATCGAAGAAGGATTAAGTCCTTTTGCTAAAGAGCAAGGTGTAGAATGGTCTGATTTTGTTAAGACCCTCAAAAAAGAACATCGTTGGCACGTTGAAGTTTACTAAATTGCCAAATTTTTATCAAGGTTTAGGGTGGGTTATGCTCACCCTATTATTTTTAAATTTTTAACTAAATTAATATCCTATTAGAAGATGGAGAAACAGTTCATAATGCTTTCTTTGATAGAAATTTTAAGGAGGAAACACCATGAAAATTCAATATTTATAAGTCCGATTTATTTGGAAAAAATCGATATCAAAAAATCAGTAATTTCTCGCCAAGCTAAATCAGTAGCAACCGGATCAAATCGATAACCATCATCTCTCATAAATGTATGATTAGCTTCATAGGTAACAATTTTATGAGTAATATTAGTCTTTTTAAGTATGTCTATAATTAACGTTCTTCCCTCATCAGGAACATGAGGATCTAAAGTTCCAAAAATCATTAACACTTGACCGTTTATCTCTTGCATTCTGGCTAAACTATCGGCTTTTTCTCGTCCTAATTTACCATTATGAATACCTGTAGGATAAACACAAACTGAACCCATAATTTCAGGGTTAAAGGCAGCACGAAAAGCCAGATGTCCCCCAATACAAAAACCCATAGTTCCTATTTTTCCAGAAGCAACACTGTCATTTTTTGCTAAAAAATCAATAATTGCTTTAGCATCTATATCAAACTCAGATAAAGCTGTTTTTCTAGCAGCTTCGTTACCTTGAATACGTCCTAAATCATCAGGTTCAATTATGGTTCCTATGGGTAGTAACCGATGATAAATTTCAGGGGCTGCAACCACAAATCCATATCCGGCTAAATGATCAACCAGTCTAGTAATAGGACTACCTAACTGATAGATATCAGAGTAAAATAAAATACCTGGACATTGACCATCTTGTTCGGGACTAGCAACATAAACTCTCATGGCATTATCATCCACAAGAATACTGGTATTTTGTCGTTTTATTTGCATAGAATTTAATTATAACTCAAATAATTACACTATTTTCCAGGAAAAAAATATAAAGGTTAAATTTGATTTTAAGTCGATTTTTTTGAGAGAATGCGAGCAGGAATACCGACGACAGTTTGACCTTCGGCAATATCTGATAAAACTACGGCATTAGCTCCAATATTCACATCATCTCCAATTATAACCTTCCCTAAGATTTTAGCACCTGCTCCTATATTAACTCGTTTACCTAGTTTGGGAGCA
This window encodes:
- a CDS encoding putative toxin-antitoxin system toxin component, PIN family; amino-acid sequence: MNRIVIDTNVIISAILFNNSAPAKTVNLVKKQGLILLSDTIFQEMQKTITRPKFDRYLSFDSRRQLLNKLLSALISIKTVIIKVN
- a CDS encoding tetratricopeptide repeat protein; protein product: MSKYCTAFFKLCLIVCLLLFSGEQPTEALSEILSSSQASDLFYQGIEQTEKSNYSQAILDFTQVINSESKWVTAAYTNRCLVHLNLNQNQAAKSDCTEAIKRNSNQTDVYLNLGLAEYRLGNYYQALSQYQEVIKRDKENYQAYYNQGLVYVALQDYSQALKNYEQALLSEKLETDEQKSLIYNEKGLAYFNSGDMANSLTELTQSISLNPVNDQAYYNRGCIHYKTQHYLAAIDDFNQVIKLNSDSAQAYVNRGISYYAMGLEQAALRDLNRALHQFDKQEQLIAYQQTLNLINQLKEKREISGQSILA
- a CDS encoding Uma2 family endonuclease; translation: MTFTSSQTIQSSLVDSNEITFPHGEFWSNEPPLESNLHLRQIILLIQCLEWLWQDRNDFFAAGNLTIYYSPNQKKSEYFRGPDFFVVLGTERKLERKSWVVWQEGGKYPNLIIEILSDSTAHIDKEEKKQIYQDIFRTPNYFWFDPDSLELAGFRLMEGQYQPIEPTEQGWLWSQELGLYLGIYDKQLRYFTSEGQLVLTPEETAKLSQQQLETERQQLALVQQELAQMKAQMKALEVEPK
- a CDS encoding Nif11-like leader peptide family natural product precursor → MSLVDVKQFYKRLAQDEAFRTHLQGVKTKEECSDFVQKSGYNFTEEELGSYTYELLESSLEEGELQDLNERELEAVFGGGSGNKPLYPFPSFLQDLLPSNVPWPPKPFQPQIVPLYGVIIP
- a CDS encoding nitrogen fixation protein, with translation MKSHDANQVTLCPSSNRPELPNSIVFGIIGGTVENPRVTYLKKPQPVTDELMALAAPVTPAEVFRTATTCATNKCLHFDGSNCRLAQRVVEQFPIVEEKLPSCAIRKDCRWFQQEGKAACMRCPQIITDNYNASELIRQVSMPTTIGE
- the petH gene encoding ferredoxin--NADP reductase, with protein sequence MYNPGLAAALANTTEYGNRLFVYEVVGLSQNTKNDNLDYPIRNSGSVFITVPYQRMNQEMRRINAMGGRIVSIKPLNADTPLKVTPTRQSQAEVSQPPVSKTQEVKTKSMTETKVQVPVNIYRPNNPYIGKCVENYPLVAEGGSGIVQHLTFDISGGDLQYVEGQSIGIIPPGTDENGKPYKVRLYSIASTRHGDMKDNKTVSLCVRQLEYEHPETKQTVYGVCSTHLCFLKPGDDVAISGPVGKEMLLPDDEDATIIMLATGTGIAPFRAFLWRMFKEQHEDYKFKGLAWLIFGVPFTANILYKDHLEQMVADYPENFRLTNAISREEKNKDGGRMYIQHRVAEHAEELWGMLQNPKTHLYMCGLKGMESGIEEGLSPFAKEQGVEWSDFVKTLKKEHRWHVEVY
- a CDS encoding dienelactone hydrolase family protein, which encodes MQIKRQNTSILVDDNAMRVYVASPEQDGQCPGILFYSDIYQLGSPITRLVDHLAGYGFVVAAPEIYHRLLPIGTIIEPDDLGRIQGNEAARKTALSEFDIDAKAIIDFLAKNDSVASGKIGTMGFCIGGHLAFRAAFNPEIMGSVCVYPTGIHNGKLGREKADSLARMQEINGQVLMIFGTLDPHVPDEGRTLIIDILKKTNITHKIVTYEANHTFMRDDGYRFDPVATDLAWREITDFLISIFSK
- a CDS encoding Nif11-like leader peptide family natural product precursor, which codes for MSLAQVKSFYEQLAKDEAFRSQIQNVESKEQCSQIVKAAGYDFTLEEYEEYTYQLLESAAGEGEIQDLGEKELAAVFGGLTGRPEIQPLYGVIVWPPKECPPQPLYGVIISPK
- a CDS encoding phosphoribulokinase; the protein is MTTQLDRVVLIGVAGDSGCGKSTFLRRLIDLFGEEFMTVICLDDYHSLDRQGRKKAGVTALDPKANNFDLMYEQINALKSGHAIDKPIYNHETGMIDPPERIEPNKVVVIEGLHPLYDERVRSLVDFSVYLDISDEVKINWKIQRDMAERGHSYDDVLASINSRKPDFTAYIEPQKQHADVVIQVLPTQLLEDRESKLLRVRLVQKEGIANFEPAYLFDEGSTIDWRPCGRKLTCTYPGLKMYYGPDNFMGNEVSILEVDGQFDNLEEMIYIESHLSKTGTKYYGEMTELLLHHKDYPGSENGTGLFQVLVGLKMRETYEKLMVVEKVPVEV